In the genome of Nitrospiraceae bacterium, one region contains:
- the purF gene encoding amidophosphoribosyltransferase, translating into MQLITPDKFHDECAVFGIYGHPEASNLTYLGLYALQHRGQEASGIVSGDGEHFYVQKGMGLVAEIYNKASLDKLPGTMAIGHNRYSTAGGHDLKNVQPLIVNFAFGNLALAHNGNLINAQVLRNELEAYGAIFQSTSDSEVIIHLIAHSRADTLLARVIDALSQVRGAFSVVVLTDDGLIAARDPHGFRPLCLGRFRDSWLVASETCAFDLLDATYEREIEPGELVVLNDKGMTSYRPFAQIEPAMCVFEYVYFARPDSKIFGANAVYATRKALGRQLAQESWVPADVVIPVPDSGVPAALGYAEGAGIPFETGLIRNHYVGRTFIEPEQSIRHFGVKVKLNAVAEVLCGKRVVVVDDSLVRGTTSRKIVKMIRDAGAKEVHLRISSPPIVSPCFYGIDTPTKKELIASSHSIEEIKKYVTADSLAYLSLDGMLKAAPGRPHQYCNACFTEKYPISFTRAEELQLGLFESAS; encoded by the coding sequence ATGCAACTGATCACCCCCGATAAATTCCACGATGAATGTGCGGTGTTCGGGATCTATGGTCATCCTGAAGCCTCGAATCTGACCTACCTCGGTCTCTATGCGCTGCAACATCGCGGACAGGAAGCGTCGGGGATCGTCTCGGGCGACGGCGAGCATTTCTATGTGCAGAAGGGCATGGGCCTCGTCGCCGAAATCTACAACAAGGCCTCGCTCGACAAATTACCCGGAACGATGGCCATCGGTCACAACCGTTATTCGACCGCCGGCGGGCACGATCTCAAGAATGTTCAGCCGCTGATCGTCAATTTTGCCTTCGGCAACCTTGCTCTTGCGCATAACGGGAATTTGATCAACGCCCAAGTGTTGCGCAACGAGCTGGAAGCCTATGGCGCGATTTTTCAATCGACCTCTGACAGTGAAGTCATTATTCACCTGATCGCCCACTCGCGCGCCGACACACTCTTGGCTCGTGTGATCGATGCATTGAGCCAGGTGCGCGGGGCGTTCTCTGTGGTCGTATTGACAGACGACGGTTTGATTGCGGCGCGTGACCCTCACGGGTTCCGTCCCCTTTGTCTGGGTCGATTCCGCGACAGCTGGCTCGTGGCATCGGAGACCTGTGCCTTCGACCTGCTCGATGCGACCTACGAACGGGAGATCGAACCGGGCGAGCTGGTGGTGTTGAACGACAAAGGCATGACGAGTTACCGGCCGTTTGCCCAGATTGAGCCGGCAATGTGCGTGTTCGAGTATGTCTACTTCGCCAGGCCCGATAGCAAGATCTTCGGAGCGAATGCGGTTTACGCCACCAGGAAAGCCCTGGGTCGGCAGCTGGCGCAGGAGTCCTGGGTGCCGGCCGATGTGGTGATTCCGGTGCCGGATTCGGGCGTTCCGGCAGCGTTGGGTTACGCGGAGGGGGCGGGGATTCCGTTCGAGACCGGCTTGATCCGCAATCATTATGTCGGGCGCACGTTCATCGAGCCGGAACAATCGATCCGTCACTTCGGTGTGAAGGTCAAGCTCAACGCGGTGGCGGAGGTCCTGTGCGGCAAACGGGTCGTCGTGGTCGACGATTCATTAGTCCGAGGGACGACGAGCCGCAAGATCGTCAAAATGATCCGCGATGCCGGCGCCAAAGAAGTCCATCTGCGGATCAGCTCCCCACCGATCGTGTCACCCTGCTTCTACGGCATCGATACACCGACCAAGAAGGAGCTCATTGCTTCCAGTCATTCCATCGAAGAGATTAAAAAATACGTCACCGCCGACAGTCTCGCCTACCTTAGCCTCGACGGTATGCTGAAGGCCGCTCCCGGTCGGCCTCATCAGTATTGCAATGCCTGCTTCACCGAGAAGTATCCCATCTCCTTTACCCGAGCCGAAGAGTTACAGCTCGGCCTGTTCGAGTCTGCGTCGTAA